The following coding sequences are from one Streptomyces sp. NBC_01294 window:
- a CDS encoding malate dehydrogenase: MTRTPVNVTVTGAAGQIGYALLFRIASGHLLGADVPVKLRLLEIPQGMKAAEGTAMELDDCAFPLLAGIDIFDDPNQGFDGANVALLVGARPRTKGMERGDLLAANGGIFKPQGQAINAHAADDIKVLVVGNPANTNALIAQAAAPDVPAERFTAMTRLDHNRAISQLAAKTGAAVSDIKRLTIWGNHSATQYPDIFHAEIAGKNAAEVVNDELWLADTFIPTVAKRGAAIIEARGASSAASAANAAIDHVHTWVNGTAEGDWTSMGIPSDGSYGVPAGLISSFPVTCKDGKYEIVQGLDVNAFSRTRIDASVQELAEERDAVRELGLI; this comes from the coding sequence ATGACCCGCACTCCCGTGAATGTCACCGTCACCGGCGCCGCCGGCCAGATCGGCTACGCGCTGCTCTTCCGCATCGCCTCCGGTCACCTGCTCGGCGCGGACGTGCCGGTCAAGCTCCGACTTCTGGAGATCCCCCAGGGCATGAAGGCCGCTGAGGGCACCGCCATGGAGCTCGACGACTGCGCCTTCCCGCTGCTCGCCGGCATCGACATCTTCGACGACCCGAACCAGGGCTTCGACGGTGCGAACGTCGCGCTGCTCGTGGGCGCCCGCCCGCGCACCAAGGGCATGGAGCGCGGCGACCTGCTCGCCGCCAACGGCGGCATCTTCAAGCCGCAGGGCCAGGCCATCAACGCGCACGCCGCGGACGACATCAAGGTCCTCGTCGTCGGCAACCCGGCCAACACCAACGCGCTCATCGCGCAGGCCGCCGCCCCGGACGTACCGGCCGAGCGCTTCACCGCGATGACCCGTCTGGACCACAACCGCGCGATCTCGCAGCTGGCCGCCAAGACCGGTGCCGCCGTCTCCGACATCAAGCGCCTGACGATCTGGGGCAACCACTCGGCGACCCAGTACCCGGACATCTTCCACGCGGAGATCGCCGGCAAGAACGCCGCCGAGGTCGTCAACGACGAGCTGTGGCTGGCCGACACCTTCATCCCGACCGTCGCCAAGCGCGGCGCCGCGATCATCGAGGCCCGTGGCGCGTCCTCGGCCGCCTCGGCCGCCAACGCCGCCATCGACCACGTGCACACGTGGGTCAACGGCACCGCCGAGGGCGACTGGACCTCGATGGGTATCCCGTCGGACGGCTCCTACGGCGTCCCGGCCGGCCTCATCTCGTCCTTCCCGGTCACCTGCAAGGACGGCAAGTACGAGATCGTCCAGGGCCTGGACGTCAACGCGTTCTCCCGCACCCGCATCGACGCCTCCGTCCAGGAGCTGGCGGAGGAGCGCGACGCGGTCCGTGAGCTCGGCCTGATCTGA
- a CDS encoding helix-turn-helix domain-containing protein, translating into MTRSVEGLPAPNERRRLREAAELTHDEVAAAVGVTANTVRSWESGRTAPRGRKREAYTKFLAGLPALPDALEAEAEAADPVAVAAGAPVLVAVTAGAEGCGTGTPEASAAPAAGTGTGTTAEPAAEPPAEAPAEAPAGASAGAPAEAPAEALAGGPAESFDALYAHAATDLARQTYLLTGRRNLALEAVERAFTQAWGRWPEVASDPDPVGWVRAAAYEYALSPWHRFRRAHRHADRPPAEPADRILLDALLALPAAHRRTVLLYDGVGLDLPDTAAETEASTPTAGLRLLHAHSDLADRVPELADVPPENQSAVLRALLAALRPAVALDPRPAAAVRGGGEWRTRLLTRATLGLTAVIAASTAYTAATAPRQYEPVEAPGQSVSGVPPLSGPQQPTDRSRQLRDKLLADPDAGPARISPKAE; encoded by the coding sequence ATGACACGAAGCGTCGAAGGCCTGCCCGCCCCGAACGAGCGCCGCAGACTGCGCGAAGCAGCGGAGCTGACGCACGATGAGGTCGCGGCGGCGGTGGGCGTCACCGCGAACACGGTCCGGTCCTGGGAATCTGGCCGCACGGCTCCGCGCGGCCGCAAGCGCGAGGCGTACACGAAGTTCCTGGCCGGCCTCCCGGCCCTGCCGGACGCCCTCGAGGCGGAGGCCGAGGCAGCGGACCCGGTAGCGGTCGCCGCAGGCGCCCCGGTGCTCGTGGCGGTCACGGCCGGAGCCGAAGGCTGCGGTACGGGGACCCCGGAGGCGTCCGCGGCACCGGCGGCCGGGACCGGAACCGGAACCACCGCCGAGCCCGCCGCCGAGCCCCCCGCAGAGGCACCGGCAGAGGCACCGGCAGGGGCGTCGGCAGGGGCACCCGCAGAGGCACCCGCAGAGGCGCTGGCAGGGGGCCCCGCCGAGTCCTTCGACGCCCTCTACGCCCACGCCGCCACCGACCTCGCCCGGCAGACCTACCTGCTCACCGGCCGCCGGAACCTGGCCCTGGAGGCCGTGGAGCGGGCGTTCACCCAGGCCTGGGGCCGCTGGCCCGAGGTGGCCTCCGACCCGGACCCGGTGGGCTGGGTGCGCGCGGCCGCGTACGAGTACGCCCTCTCCCCCTGGCACCGGTTCCGGCGCGCCCACCGCCACGCCGACCGGCCCCCCGCCGAGCCCGCCGACCGGATCCTGCTCGACGCCCTGCTCGCGCTGCCCGCCGCCCACCGCCGTACCGTCCTGCTCTACGACGGCGTCGGCCTCGACCTCCCCGACACCGCGGCCGAGACCGAGGCCAGCACCCCCACCGCCGGCCTCCGCCTCCTGCACGCGCACAGCGACCTCGCCGACCGGGTCCCCGAACTGGCCGACGTACCGCCCGAGAACCAGTCCGCGGTGCTGCGCGCACTGCTGGCCGCACTGCGGCCGGCCGTCGCGCTCGACCCGCGTCCGGCGGCGGCCGTCCGCGGCGGCGGCGAGTGGCGCACCCGGCTGCTGACCCGCGCGACCCTCGGGCTGACCGCGGTGATCGCCGCCTCGACCGCCTACACGGCCGCGACCGCGCCCCGGCAGTACGAGCCCGTGGAGGCGCCCGGGCAGAGCGTCTCCGGCGTGCCCCCTCTGAGCGGCCCCCAACAGCCCACCGACCGGAGCCGGCAGCTCCGCGACAAACTGCTGGCCGACCCGGACGCCGGGCCCGCCAGGATCAGCCCGAAGGCCGAATGA
- a CDS encoding DUF3017 domain-containing protein — MKAEPDAEHAADNGGTKANGTPVTPPGLPVTPAVPLAPGAAGSEASRSRRFPPVTRDTARPEGSGRAVPGAVSTSARQWPMLSVLTATAVGLLVTALGQPRVGCLIIGVALIAASVLRRVLPSVGMLAVRSRFTDMITYGLLGVAITLLALVMEPGPWLEIPFMESAVRFTVR, encoded by the coding sequence GTGAAGGCTGAACCGGACGCCGAGCACGCGGCCGACAACGGCGGGACCAAGGCGAACGGCACACCCGTCACGCCGCCCGGTCTGCCCGTCACGCCCGCGGTGCCCCTCGCGCCCGGCGCGGCCGGGTCCGAGGCGTCCAGGTCGCGCCGCTTCCCGCCCGTCACCCGGGACACCGCCCGCCCCGAGGGCAGCGGCCGGGCCGTCCCGGGGGCCGTGTCGACATCCGCCCGCCAGTGGCCGATGCTCAGCGTGCTCACCGCGACCGCGGTCGGGCTGCTGGTCACGGCCCTGGGGCAGCCCAGGGTCGGCTGCCTGATCATCGGCGTCGCCCTGATCGCCGCGTCGGTACTGCGGCGCGTGCTGCCCTCGGTGGGCATGCTCGCGGTGCGCTCCCGCTTCACAGACATGATCACGTACGGGCTGCTGGGCGTGGCGATCACGCTGCTGGCGCTGGTCATGGAGCCCGGCCCGTGGCTGGAGATCCCGTTCATGGAGAGCGCGGTCCGCTTCACCGTGCGGTGA
- a CDS encoding carboxymuconolactone decarboxylase family protein, translating into MTTTTENQQPHSHAHAPEHAPRMNMAKLAPVAYKAILALEIAAKKGLEPSLVELVKIRASQVNHCAFCIDMHTKDAIAAGESVERIVQLGAWEESRHFYTEKELAAIEFTEAVTVLTDGFVPDEVFEKVSKHFEERELAQLLAVIATINVWNRIGVATRMVPGHYTPGMYNKA; encoded by the coding sequence ATGACGACCACCACTGAGAACCAGCAGCCCCACTCGCACGCACACGCCCCCGAGCACGCCCCGCGCATGAACATGGCGAAGCTCGCCCCCGTGGCCTACAAGGCCATCCTGGCCCTGGAGATCGCCGCCAAGAAGGGTCTGGAGCCCTCCCTCGTCGAGCTCGTCAAGATCCGCGCCTCGCAGGTCAACCACTGCGCCTTCTGCATCGACATGCACACCAAGGACGCGATCGCCGCCGGTGAGAGCGTCGAGCGGATCGTGCAGCTGGGCGCCTGGGAGGAGTCGCGGCACTTCTACACCGAGAAGGAGCTCGCCGCGATCGAGTTCACCGAGGCCGTCACCGTTCTGACCGACGGTTTCGTGCCCGACGAGGTGTTCGAGAAGGTCTCGAAGCACTTCGAGGAGCGCGAGCTGGCCCAGCTCCTCGCCGTCATCGCGACGATCAACGTCTGGAACCGCATCGGCGTCGCCACCCGCATGGTGCCGGGCCACTACACCCCCGGCATGTACAACAAGGCCTGA
- the pdxR gene encoding MocR-like pyridoxine biosynthesis transcription factor PdxR: MTDSWATFGADLHLDLSAGRGLRAGLTEALREAARSGRLAAGTRLPSSRTLAADLGIARNTVAEAYAELVAEGWLTARQGSGTRVAERARLRRPAAAARIRRPERAGPAYSLLPGSPDLGGFPRAAWLTAARRALTDAPNEAFGYGIDLRGRVELRQALAGYLARARGVYADPERIVLCAGFLHGLTLLAGVLRARRVREVAVEGYGLDFHRNLLVRAGLRTRPLGVDGEGARTGQLTAAQGAVLLTPAHQFPTGAALTPARRAAVVDWARTTDGLILEDDYDGEFRYDRQPVGALQGLDPDRVVYLGTASKSLAPGLRMGWMVVPPGLLDEVLAVKGPSDWASSALEQLTLAEFITSGAYDRHVRGMRLRYRRRRDELVAAVGDRVAVSGIAAGLHAVLDLPEGTERSVVQSAAWQDLALHGLTRFRHPQAELPPRDALVVGYGTPTDSAWGPALAALSAALP; the protein is encoded by the coding sequence ATGACGGATTCCTGGGCCACTTTCGGAGCGGACCTGCATCTGGACCTCTCCGCCGGGCGCGGGCTGCGGGCCGGGCTCACGGAGGCGCTGCGCGAGGCCGCGCGCAGCGGGCGGCTGGCGGCCGGGACCCGGCTGCCGTCCTCCCGCACCCTCGCCGCCGACCTGGGCATCGCGCGGAACACGGTCGCCGAGGCGTACGCCGAGCTCGTCGCCGAGGGCTGGCTCACGGCCCGCCAGGGCTCTGGCACGCGGGTCGCCGAACGGGCGCGCCTGCGCCGGCCCGCGGCGGCCGCCCGCATACGGCGCCCCGAGCGCGCGGGGCCCGCGTACAGCCTGCTGCCCGGCTCCCCGGACCTGGGCGGCTTCCCGCGCGCGGCCTGGCTGACGGCGGCCCGGCGGGCGCTGACCGACGCCCCGAACGAGGCCTTCGGGTACGGGATCGACCTGCGCGGCCGCGTCGAGCTGCGGCAGGCCCTGGCCGGCTACCTGGCGCGGGCGCGCGGGGTGTACGCGGACCCGGAGCGGATCGTGCTGTGCGCCGGCTTCCTGCACGGGCTGACGCTGCTGGCGGGGGTGCTGCGGGCGCGGCGGGTGCGGGAGGTGGCCGTGGAGGGGTACGGCCTCGACTTCCACCGGAACCTGCTGGTGCGGGCCGGGCTGCGGACGCGGCCGTTGGGCGTGGACGGGGAGGGGGCCCGTACGGGACAGCTGACCGCGGCGCAGGGCGCGGTGCTGCTGACCCCGGCGCACCAGTTCCCGACGGGCGCCGCCCTGACCCCGGCCCGGCGGGCGGCCGTGGTCGACTGGGCGCGGACCACGGACGGGCTGATCCTGGAGGACGACTACGACGGGGAGTTCCGCTACGACCGTCAGCCGGTGGGTGCGCTGCAGGGGCTGGACCCGGACCGGGTGGTGTACCTCGGCACGGCCAGCAAGTCGCTGGCGCCGGGGCTGCGGATGGGCTGGATGGTGGTGCCGCCGGGGCTGCTGGACGAGGTCCTGGCGGTCAAGGGCCCCAGCGACTGGGCCTCCAGCGCGCTGGAGCAGCTCACGCTGGCGGAGTTCATCACCTCCGGGGCGTACGACCGCCACGTGCGGGGGATGCGGCTGCGGTACCGGCGGCGGCGGGACGAGCTGGTGGCGGCGGTGGGCGACCGGGTCGCCGTCTCGGGGATCGCGGCGGGACTGCACGCGGTGCTGGACCTTCCCGAGGGGACGGAGCGCTCGGTGGTCCAGTCCGCGGCCTGGCAGGACCTCGCCCTGCACGGGCTGACCCGCTTCCGGCATCCGCAGGCCGAGCTGCCGCCGCGTGATGCGCTGGTCGTCGGCTACGGCACGCCGACGGACAGTGCGTGGGGCCCGGCCTTGGCGGCCCTGTCGGCGGCGCTCCCGTGA
- the purN gene encoding phosphoribosylglycinamide formyltransferase translates to MAASRLVVLVSGSGTNLQALLDAIDAHPGGSEGFGAEVVAVGADRENIAGLERAEKAGIPTFVCPVKGYGSRAEWDTALTEATDAHAPDLVVSAGFMKIVGKAFIDRFGGRFINTHPALLPAFPGAHGVRDALAYGAKVTGCTVHFVDSGVDTGPIIAQGVVEVRDEDDEAALHERIKEVERQLLVDVVGRLARHGYRIEGRKVTIQ, encoded by the coding sequence ATGGCCGCCTCCCGCCTGGTCGTGCTGGTCTCCGGTTCCGGCACCAACCTCCAGGCCCTGCTCGATGCCATCGACGCCCACCCCGGCGGATCCGAGGGCTTCGGCGCCGAAGTCGTCGCCGTGGGGGCCGACCGAGAGAACATCGCCGGCCTGGAGCGGGCGGAGAAGGCCGGGATCCCCACCTTCGTCTGCCCGGTCAAGGGCTACGGGAGCCGCGCGGAGTGGGACACGGCGCTCACCGAGGCGACCGATGCCCACGCGCCGGACCTCGTCGTGTCCGCCGGATTCATGAAGATCGTGGGCAAGGCGTTCATCGACCGTTTCGGCGGCCGGTTCATCAACACCCATCCCGCCCTCCTCCCCGCCTTCCCGGGCGCGCACGGCGTACGGGACGCGCTCGCCTACGGCGCGAAGGTCACCGGCTGCACGGTCCACTTCGTGGACAGCGGCGTGGACACCGGTCCGATCATCGCCCAGGGTGTGGTCGAGGTCAGGGACGAGGACGACGAAGCCGCTCTCCATGAGCGCATCAAGGAAGTCGAGCGCCAGCTGCTCGTCGATGTCGTGGGGCGCCTGGCCCGGCACGGCTACCGCATTGAGGGACGAAAGGTAACAATCCAGTGA
- the purH gene encoding bifunctional phosphoribosylaminoimidazolecarboxamide formyltransferase/IMP cyclohydrolase, protein MTAADIAASNDPTTNQRPIRRALISVYDKTGLEELARGLHEAGVALVSTGSTASKIAAAGVPVTKVEELTGFPECLDGRVKTLHPRVHAGILADLRLEDHRNQLAELGVEPFDLVVVNLYPFLATVQSGATPDECVEQIDIGGPSMVRAAAKNHPSVAVVTSPGRYADVLAAVQGGGFDLTARKRLAAEAFQHTAAYDVAVASWFTNAYAPEAPEGTEGALPEFLAGAWERKSTLRYGENPHQAAALYTDGQPGGIANAEQLHGKEMSFNNYVDTEAARRAAYDHEEPCVAIIKHANPCGIAVGADVAAAHRKAHACDPLSAFGGVIAVNRPVTVELAEQVAEIFTEVIAAPAYEDGAVEILAKKKNIRVLKVDGTPHQPGDLKPVSGGALLQQSDLFQAAGDDPANWTLATGDALSEAELAELAFAWKACRAVKSNAILLAKDGASVGVGMGQVNRVDSAKLAVERAGAERAQGAYAASDAFFPFPDGLEILTAAGIKAVVQPGGSVRDEQVVEAAQKAGVTMYFTGTRHFFH, encoded by the coding sequence GTGACCGCCGCAGACATCGCAGCGAGCAACGACCCGACCACGAACCAGCGGCCGATCCGGCGTGCGCTCATCAGCGTCTACGACAAGACGGGACTGGAAGAGCTGGCCCGCGGCCTGCACGAGGCGGGCGTCGCGCTCGTCTCCACCGGCTCCACCGCCTCGAAGATCGCCGCTGCCGGGGTGCCCGTCACCAAGGTCGAGGAGCTGACCGGCTTCCCCGAGTGCCTGGACGGCCGGGTCAAGACCCTGCACCCGCGCGTGCACGCCGGCATCCTCGCCGACCTGCGCCTGGAGGACCACCGCAACCAGCTCGCCGAGCTGGGCGTCGAGCCCTTCGACCTCGTGGTCGTCAACCTGTACCCCTTCCTGGCCACCGTCCAGTCGGGTGCCACCCCCGACGAGTGCGTCGAGCAGATCGACATCGGCGGTCCGTCGATGGTCCGCGCCGCCGCCAAGAACCACCCGTCGGTCGCCGTCGTCACCAGCCCCGGGCGCTACGCCGACGTCCTCGCCGCGGTTCAGGGCGGCGGCTTCGACCTCACCGCCCGCAAGCGGCTGGCGGCCGAGGCCTTCCAGCACACCGCCGCCTACGACGTGGCCGTCGCCTCCTGGTTCACGAACGCGTACGCCCCGGAAGCGCCCGAAGGCACCGAGGGCGCGCTGCCCGAGTTCCTCGCCGGCGCGTGGGAGCGCAAGTCCACCCTCCGCTACGGCGAGAACCCGCACCAGGCCGCCGCCCTCTACACGGACGGGCAGCCCGGAGGGATCGCCAACGCCGAGCAGCTGCACGGCAAGGAGATGTCCTTCAACAACTACGTGGACACCGAGGCCGCGCGCCGCGCCGCCTACGACCACGAAGAGCCCTGCGTCGCGATCATCAAGCACGCCAACCCGTGCGGCATCGCCGTCGGCGCGGACGTCGCCGCCGCGCACCGCAAGGCGCACGCCTGCGACCCGCTGTCGGCCTTCGGCGGCGTCATCGCCGTCAACCGCCCGGTGACCGTCGAGCTCGCCGAGCAGGTCGCGGAGATCTTCACCGAGGTCATCGCCGCCCCCGCCTACGAGGACGGCGCGGTCGAGATCCTGGCCAAGAAGAAGAACATCCGGGTCCTGAAGGTGGACGGCACCCCGCACCAGCCGGGTGACCTCAAGCCCGTCAGCGGCGGTGCGCTGCTCCAGCAGAGCGACCTCTTCCAGGCCGCGGGCGACGACCCGGCCAACTGGACCCTCGCCACCGGCGACGCCCTGTCCGAGGCCGAGCTCGCCGAGCTCGCCTTCGCGTGGAAGGCCTGCCGGGCCGTCAAGTCCAACGCGATCCTGCTCGCCAAGGACGGCGCCTCGGTCGGCGTCGGCATGGGGCAGGTCAACCGCGTCGACTCGGCGAAGCTCGCCGTCGAGCGGGCGGGCGCCGAGCGCGCGCAGGGCGCGTACGCCGCGTCCGACGCCTTCTTCCCCTTCCCGGACGGGCTGGAGATCCTGACGGCCGCCGGCATCAAGGCCGTGGTCCAGCCGGGCGGTTCGGTCCGCGACGAGCAGGTCGTCGAGGCCGCGCAGAAGGCCGGCGTGACGATGTACTTCACCGGGACCCGGCACTTCTTCCACTGA
- the sucD gene encoding succinate--CoA ligase subunit alpha: MAIFLNKDSKVIVQGMTGATGMKHTKLMLADGTNIVGGVNPRKAGTTVDFDGTEVPVFGSVAEAMEKTGANVSVLFVPPAFAKAAVVEAIDAEIPLAVVITEGIAVHDSAAFWAYATAKGNKTRIIGPNCPGLITPGQSNAGIIPGDITKPGKIGLVSKSGTLTYQMMYELRDIGFTSAVGIGGDPVIGTTHIDALEAFEADPETELIVMIGEIGGDAEERAADFIAKNVTKPVVGYVAGFTAPEGKTMGHAGAIVSGSSGTAQAKKEALEAAGVKVGKTPTETAKLAREILNAAQ; the protein is encoded by the coding sequence ATGGCTATCTTCCTCAACAAGGACAGCAAGGTCATCGTCCAGGGCATGACCGGTGCCACGGGCATGAAGCACACCAAGCTGATGCTGGCTGACGGCACCAACATCGTCGGCGGCGTGAACCCGCGCAAGGCCGGCACCACCGTCGACTTCGACGGCACCGAGGTCCCGGTCTTCGGCTCCGTCGCCGAGGCGATGGAGAAGACGGGCGCCAACGTCTCCGTCCTCTTCGTCCCGCCGGCCTTCGCCAAGGCCGCCGTCGTCGAGGCCATCGACGCCGAGATCCCGCTGGCCGTCGTCATCACCGAGGGCATCGCGGTGCACGACTCCGCCGCCTTCTGGGCGTACGCGACCGCCAAGGGCAACAAGACCCGGATCATCGGCCCGAACTGCCCGGGTCTGATCACCCCCGGCCAGTCCAACGCCGGCATCATCCCGGGCGACATCACCAAGCCCGGCAAGATCGGTCTCGTGTCCAAGTCGGGCACGCTGACCTACCAGATGATGTACGAGCTGCGCGACATCGGCTTCACCTCCGCCGTCGGCATCGGTGGCGACCCGGTCATCGGCACCACGCACATCGACGCCCTGGAGGCCTTCGAGGCCGACCCGGAGACCGAGCTCATCGTCATGATCGGCGAGATCGGCGGCGACGCCGAGGAGCGTGCGGCGGACTTCATCGCGAAGAACGTCACCAAGCCGGTCGTCGGCTACGTCGCGGGCTTCACCGCCCCCGAGGGCAAGACCATGGGCCACGCGGGTGCCATCGTCTCCGGTTCCTCCGGTACCGCTCAGGCGAAGAAGGAGGCCCTCGAGGCCGCCGGCGTGAAGGTCGGCAAGACGCCGACCGAGACCGCGAAGCTGGCGCGCGAGATCCTGAACGCCGCTCAGTAA
- a CDS encoding bifunctional methylenetetrahydrofolate dehydrogenase/methenyltetrahydrofolate cyclohydrolase, with amino-acid sequence MTAQILDGKATAAAIKSELTVRVAALKARGITPGLGTLLVGDDPGSRWYVNGKHKDCAEVGIASIQRELPATASQEDIEAVVRELNANPECTGYIVQLPLPKGIDTNRVLELMDPLKDADGLHPMSLGRLVLNEPGPLPCTPYGIVELLRHHGVGLNGAHVVVLGRGITVGRSIGLLLTRKSENATVTLCHTGTRDLSGLLRQADIIVAAAGVPHLVKPEDVKRGAAVLDVGVSRDESGKIVGDVHPGVAEVADWISPNPGGVGPMTRAQLLVNVVEAAERTTSEG; translated from the coding sequence ATGACCGCCCAGATTCTCGATGGCAAGGCCACCGCAGCCGCGATCAAGTCCGAACTGACCGTCCGCGTGGCGGCCCTGAAGGCCCGGGGCATCACGCCCGGCCTCGGCACCCTGCTGGTCGGTGACGATCCGGGCAGCCGGTGGTACGTCAACGGCAAGCACAAGGACTGCGCCGAGGTCGGCATCGCCTCCATCCAGCGCGAACTGCCCGCGACGGCCTCCCAGGAGGACATCGAGGCGGTCGTCCGCGAACTCAACGCCAACCCGGAGTGCACGGGCTACATCGTCCAACTCCCGCTCCCCAAGGGCATCGACACCAACCGCGTCCTGGAGCTGATGGACCCGCTCAAGGACGCCGACGGCCTGCACCCCATGTCGCTGGGCCGGCTGGTGCTGAACGAGCCGGGCCCGCTGCCCTGCACCCCGTACGGGATCGTCGAGCTGCTGCGCCACCACGGCGTGGGGCTCAACGGCGCGCACGTCGTCGTCCTCGGCCGCGGGATCACCGTCGGGCGCTCCATCGGCCTGCTGCTGACCCGGAAGTCCGAGAACGCCACGGTGACGCTCTGCCACACCGGTACGCGCGACCTCTCCGGGCTGCTGCGCCAGGCCGACATCATCGTCGCGGCGGCGGGCGTCCCGCACCTGGTCAAGCCGGAGGACGTGAAGCGCGGCGCGGCCGTGCTCGACGTGGGCGTCAGCCGCGACGAGAGCGGGAAGATCGTCGGCGACGTGCACCCCGGTGTCGCCGAGGTGGCCGACTGGATCTCCCCGAACCCGGGTGGGGTCGGCCCGATGACCCGGGCACAGCTGCTCGTCAACGTCGTCGAGGCGGCGGAACGGACCACCAGTGAAGGCTGA
- a CDS encoding cell division protein PerM, with the protein MTQVTERGTSLPAAPRTGVRRRSPAAAACVVGGAVAAGLGLGFLAVLVIVLWISSPYPDSGPGGALHLAAGLWLLAHGTELVRYETLSGVPAPVGVTPLLLIALPVLLVRRAARLGGASEEDEGVLPAGAVFSAVLCGYLAVGALATVYAAGGPMPADPISAAWHIPLVAVLAAAGGVWEARGRPLGPLPSWLPGGVRRAVARPRYALALRAGAGGALVLLGGGALLVGASLAWHGAEAQASFLSLTGVWSGRFAVLLLALTLIPNAMVWGAAYALGPGFAVGADVTATPLGFAGAPGLPRFPLLAALPPEGAGTPLTWAVAGVPVVAGLAVGWFAVRRAREVSYGETALTAALGALVCGVAMTGLAAASAGPLGSRRLAEFGPVWWQTGAAAFAWTLALAVPVAVAVHAWRYRPAKGPAAPAGLGVDDPVDDGWHDSGVREVRWAAMRRVAGTLIPDISGAERVAVPELVPELVPEPVPEPVPERGPEVVAEPVPESVAEAPAGRGHRPVTVVSGLGLDLRPILISAKAAEAPALAPPVVGARVLARRRPPV; encoded by the coding sequence GTGACCCAAGTGACCGAACGCGGGACCTCGTTGCCGGCGGCCCCGCGAACCGGCGTGCGCCGCCGTTCGCCGGCCGCCGCCGCATGCGTGGTGGGCGGCGCCGTGGCGGCCGGACTCGGGCTCGGCTTCCTCGCCGTGCTCGTCATCGTGCTGTGGATCAGCTCCCCCTACCCCGACAGCGGCCCCGGCGGGGCGCTCCACCTCGCCGCCGGGCTGTGGCTGCTCGCCCACGGGACGGAGCTGGTGCGGTACGAGACCCTGTCCGGCGTCCCCGCACCCGTTGGTGTGACGCCCCTGCTCCTGATTGCGCTGCCCGTGCTGCTCGTGCGGCGGGCCGCGCGGCTGGGGGGCGCCTCCGAGGAGGACGAGGGGGTGCTGCCGGCCGGCGCCGTGTTCTCCGCCGTGCTGTGCGGATACCTCGCCGTCGGGGCCCTCGCCACGGTGTACGCCGCGGGCGGGCCCATGCCGGCCGACCCGATCAGCGCGGCCTGGCACATCCCGCTGGTCGCCGTGCTCGCTGCCGCCGGCGGGGTGTGGGAGGCCAGGGGGCGTCCGCTCGGACCGCTGCCGTCCTGGCTGCCGGGGGGCGTGCGCAGGGCGGTCGCGCGCCCTCGGTACGCGCTGGCGCTGCGAGCCGGGGCGGGCGGGGCCCTGGTGCTCCTCGGCGGTGGCGCGCTGCTCGTCGGCGCGTCGCTGGCGTGGCACGGTGCGGAGGCCCAGGCCTCGTTCCTGTCGCTGACCGGGGTGTGGTCGGGCCGGTTCGCGGTCCTGCTGCTCGCGCTCACGCTGATCCCCAACGCCATGGTCTGGGGGGCGGCCTACGCCCTCGGACCCGGCTTCGCCGTCGGCGCCGACGTGACGGCCACCCCGCTCGGCTTCGCGGGCGCGCCCGGACTGCCCCGCTTCCCGCTGCTGGCGGCGCTCCCGCCCGAGGGGGCCGGGACCCCGCTGACCTGGGCGGTCGCCGGCGTGCCGGTGGTCGCCGGGCTGGCGGTGGGCTGGTTCGCGGTACGCCGGGCGCGCGAGGTGTCGTACGGGGAGACCGCGCTCACGGCGGCCCTGGGCGCGCTGGTGTGCGGCGTGGCGATGACCGGGCTGGCGGCGGCCTCCGCGGGGCCGCTGGGCTCGCGGAGGCTGGCGGAGTTCGGGCCGGTGTGGTGGCAGACCGGAGCGGCGGCCTTCGCGTGGACGCTGGCGCTGGCCGTGCCGGTCGCGGTGGCGGTGCATGCGTGGCGCTACCGGCCGGCGAAGGGGCCGGCCGCCCCGGCCGGCCTGGGTGTGGACGATCCGGTGGACGACGGCTGGCACGACAGTGGGGTGCGGGAGGTTCGGTGGGCGGCGATGCGGAGGGTGGCGGGCACGCTGATCCCGGATATTTCGGGGGCGGAGCGGGTGGCGGTGCCTGAGCTGGTGCCTGAGCTGGTGCCTGAGCCGGTGCCTGAGCCGGTGCCTGAGCGGGGGCCGGAGGTGGTGGCGGAGCCGGTGCCGGAGTCGGTGGCGGAGGCTCCGGCCGGGCGGGGGCATCGGCCTGTGACCGTCGTGTCGGGGCTCGGGCTGGATCTGCGGCCGATCCTGATCTCGGCGAAGGCGGCCGAGGCGCCGGCGTTGGCTCCGCCCGTGGTCGGGGCGCGGGTGTTGGCCCGGCGGAGGCCGCCCGTCTAG